The following coding sequences are from one Vulpes vulpes isolate BD-2025 chromosome 12, VulVul3, whole genome shotgun sequence window:
- the IFNE gene encoding interferon epsilon: MINKHFFEIVLVLLASSTIFSLELKLAFFQQRVNRESLKLLNSLQKSSIQQCLAHRKSFLLPQQSVNRHQYQKGQALAILHEMLQQIFNLFRANISLEGWEERHMENFLTELHQQLEYLEVLISLEAEQNSDILRSDNPRLQIKRYFLRIHNYLENQEHSSCAWTIIRGEINRCLFFAFQLIRNLRK, encoded by the coding sequence ATGATTAACAAGCATTTCTTTGAAATTGTGTTGGTGCTGTTGGCTTCTTCTACTATCTTCTCCCTAGAATTGAAACTGGCTTTCTTCCAACAAAGAGTAAACAGAGAGAGTTTAAAACTCTTGAATAGTTTGCAAAAATCATCCATTCAGCAGTGTCTAGCACACAGGAAAAGCTTCCTGCTTCCCCAGCAGTCTGTGAATCGTCACCAGTACCAGAAAGGACAAGCACTGGCCATTCTTCATGAGATGCTTCAGCAGATTTTCAACCTCTTCAGGGCAAATATTTCTCTGGAGGGTTGGGAAGAAAGACACATGGAGAATTTCCTCACTGAACTTCATCAACAGCTGGAATACCTAGAAGTGCTGATAAGCCTGGAAGCAGAGCAGAACAGTGACATCCTGAGAAGTGACAACCCTAGATTACAGATTAAAAGGTACTTCCTAAGGATCCATAATTACCTGGAAAACCAGGAGCACAGCAGCTGTGCCTGGACGATTATTCGAGGAGAAATCAACCGATGTCTGTTCTTTGCATTCCAACtgataagaaatttaagaaaataa
- the LOC112911646 gene encoding interferon alpha-1/2 has product MENASVAYLSPTHEGRCSEKLEPRFPHLPSAARPTAPAGSPMALPCSFSLALVLLSCHSLCCLACDLPDAHGLRNWRVLTLLGQMRRLSAGSCDHDTNDFAFPKELFDGQRLQEAQALSVVHVMTQKVFHLFCPDTSSAPWNMTLLEELCSGLSEQLDDLEACPLQEAGLAETPLMHEDSTLRTYFQRISLYLQDKNHSPCAWEMVRAEIGRSFFSSTILQERIRRRK; this is encoded by the coding sequence atggaaaacgcGTCTGTTGCCTACTTAAGCCCCACACACGAgggaagatgctcagagaagctggagccgcggttcccacacttgcccagcgcagccaggcccacagcccctgcaggatccccgatggccctgccctgctccttctcgctggccctggtgctgctcagctgccactccctgtgctgtCTGGCTTGCGACCTGCCCGACGCCCACGGCCTGCGCAACTGGAGGGTCCTGACGCTCCtgggacagatgaggagactctcCGCCGGCTCCTGTGACCACGACACCAATGACTTTGCCTTCCCCAAGGAGCTGTTTGATGGCCAGCGGCTCCAGGAGGCGCAGGCCCTCTCTGTGGTCCACGTGATGACCCAGAAGGTCTTCCACCTCTTCTGCCCGGACACGTCCTCCGCTCCTTGGAACATGACTCTCCTGGAGGAACTGTGCTCGGGGCTCTCGGAGCAGCTGGATGACCTGgaggcctgtcccctgcaggaggcggggctggccGAGACCCCCCTCAtgcatgaggactccaccctgaggacctacttccaaaggatctccctctacctgcaagaCAAGAACCACAGCCCGTGTGCCTGGGAGATGGTCCGAGCAGAAATCGGGAGATCCTTCTTCTCCTCGACAATCttgcaagaaagaatcaggaggaggaaatga